In Arachis stenosperma cultivar V10309 chromosome 1, arast.V10309.gnm1.PFL2, whole genome shotgun sequence, one DNA window encodes the following:
- the LOC130936731 gene encoding uncharacterized protein LOC130936731: MVQLMGSGNHHSDPETALVRERRLVKLEIEDPLEEENGPINKRSKSSLAPKEIISSDASLGDASAYSILDEPSPLGLRLKKSPSLLDLIQMKLSQGSVPVTNTESDNLSCLGKKDTRAAAGTSSVDKLKASNFPASLLKIGTWEYKSKYEGDLVAKCYFAKHKLVWEILEGGLKSKIEIQWSDITALKANCPEDGPSSLSVVLARQPLFFRETNPQPRKHTLWQATSDFTDGQASKHRQHLLQCPQGLLTKHFEKLIQCDARLNFLSQQPDIILDSPHFETRPSSAESADNPKDHDVHQVNSKGSAVSSFLDVQSPIASLSPSFTIEHNNPPAISIDSLPREAPSPSSVMDCRAIEGSSSSEAESKAPRNWDEIKVPGLRPSMSVSDFLGHIEHCLSEQITSEPEYQEMLEDIAQYLLSDNQAIGTAASDEKSLMSRVNSLCCLLQKDPPTVQNSHDHETVVEGPDRGKGIQLAHTHETVMDDKSRIDFKILEEDSRDVSSSKQAPGMSRKDSFGELLLHLPRIASLPKFLFNISEEDSDSQGR; the protein is encoded by the exons ATGGTTCAGCTGATGGGCTCAGGGAACCACCATTCAGACCCCGAAACGGCGTTGGTCCGTGAAAGGAGGCTGGTAAAGCTGGAGATCGAGGACCCTCTCGAGGAAGAGAATGGTCCCATCAACAAGCGCTCCAAATCTTCGCTCGCTCCGAAAGAG ATTATCTCAAGTGATGCATCTCTTGGTGATGCTTCAGCATACAGCATACTTGATGAGCCTAGCCCTTTGGGTTTGCGTCTGAAGAAGAGTCCTTCACTGTTGGATTTGATACAAATGAAGCTTTCTCAAGGGAGTGTGCCTGTTACAAATACGGAAAGTGACAACTTAAGCTGTCTAGGGAAAAAGGATACGCGTGCTGCTGCCGGAACCAGTTCTGTTGACAAGCTTAAGGCTTCGAATTTCCCAGCTTCACTTTTAAAAATTGGTACATGGGAG TATAAATCAAAATATGAGGGCGACTTGGTGGCAAAGTGTTACTTCGCTAAGCATAAGCTTGTTTgggaaattcttgaaggtgggCTGAAGAGCAAAATAGAAATCCAATGGTCAGATATTACAGCATTGAAGGCCAATTGCCCTGAGGATGGACCTAGTTCATTGTCTGTAGTG CTTGCCAGACAGCCTCTTTTCTTCAGGGAAACTAATCCTCAGCCTAGAAAGCATACACTGTGGCAGGCAACATCAGATTTTACGGATGGACAGGCGAGCAAACATAG GCAGCATCTTTTGCAATGTCCACAAGGGCTGTTGACCAagcattttgaaaagcttatcCAGTGTGATGCCCGTCTTAATTTTTTAAGCCAACAACCAGATATAATTTTGGATTCACCTCATTTTGAGACAAGGCCCTCTTCTGCTGAGAGCGCGGACAATCCAAAAGATCATGATGTGCATCAAGTCAACAGTAAGGGATCTGCCGTGTCTAGTTTTCTGGACGTGCAATCACCCATTGCATCCCTGTCACCATCATTTACGATTGAGCACAATAATCCTCCTGCCATTAGCATAGATAGTCTGCCCCGTGAAGCGCCTTCCCCTAGTTCAG TCATGGACTGCCGTGCAATTGAAGGGAGTTCAAGTTCTGAAGCTGAATCCAAGGCCCCTAGAAATTGGGATGAGATTAAAGTGCCTGGATTACGCCCTTCTATGTCAGTCAGCGATTTTCTTGGCCACATTGAACATTGCCTTTCTGAGCAAATAACATCTGAGCCAGAGTACCAGGAAATGCTGGAGGACATTGCACAGTATCTTCTTAGTGACAATCAGGCTATAGGTACAGCAGCTTCTGATGAAAAATCACTCATGTCAAGGGTCAATTCTCTTTGTTGTCTTCTTCAGAAGGACCCTCCAACCGTGCAGAACTCACATGACCATGAAACTGTGGTTGAAGGACCTGACCGTGGGAAAGGTATTCAACTTGCCCATACTCATGAAACAGTGATGGATGACAAAAGTAGAATAGATTTCAAGATATTGGAAGAGGACTCTAGAGATGTTTCATCTAGCAAGCAGGCACCAGGCATGTCTAGGAAAGACTCGTTTGGAGAATTGTTGCTTCATCTCCCTCGAATTGCCTCGCTTCCGAAGTTCTTGTTTAATATATCAGAAGAGGATAGCGACAGTCAAGGCAGATAG
- the LOC130968216 gene encoding autophagy-related protein 11, whose protein sequence is MSSSVTGSLVREGQLLVHIAENGHSFELDCDENTLVEAVMRSIESVTGINFNDQLVLCMDMKLESQRPLSAYKLPSDDREVFIFNKARLQSNSPPPQPEQVDIPSNFEPPSPSSSHDPHPLDDALDPALKALPSYERQFRFHYHRGHAIYSNTIMKYEHCERLLREQMVQERAVEVARGNLEQYYRMINQNYGDFMKRYLQQHRIHSDLLSNFGKDVERLRSVKLHPALQTPNRKCLLDLVKEENLRKSVENCTSSHKQFENKVSQFKQTFGAVKRQVEELLSNREFLSMKTLEQDIKEHLRYINEQKSIMQSLSKDVNTVKKLVDDCLSSQLSSSLRPHDAVSALGPMYDVHDKNHLPKMEACDRAITKLLNICKKNKNDMNDFVHRYMQSITYVSYLIKDQKLQFPVFKEAMGRQEGLFVDLKLFHGIGPAYRACLAEIVRRKASMKLYMGMAGQLAERLASKREAEVRRREEFLRIHSLCIPRDVLSAMGLFDTPNQCDVHIAPFDVGLLNIDISDVDRYAPEHLAGVMSKMEKQGSFKSSSALSGSSSHSAETVEITSESIDRYDSEDLLDGSELVEIAGTSKMEVENAKLKAELASRIALICSLCPEIEYESLDDERMDHILKNATEKTAEALHLKDEYVKHVQSMLKMKQMQCDSYEKRIQELEQKLSNQYVQGQKMSSLHDATDFPLMSGKTDNCKSQYVSSEAHMPCVSTSEPMDEVSCISSSLDAKLGLFAEHTDKALDGVDENMLDSSGVQNPQLDSSMMEPHREEVQSGDKDKKEKIVGQLGMSLTNSSTAESMPVQHDIGPCSLADCAVLGSKINNDKLLELQSALAEKTNQLNEAENKLTAVVDEVASLKSELEAKLILLDESQMNCAHLENCLHEAREEAQTQKSSADRRASEYSLLRASLIKMRSLFERLKTCVYSPGAVAGFADSLRILAQSLANSANDKDDDDIAEFRNCIRVLADKVGFLSRHREELLEKYTRIEAANDQLRKELEEKKDQVKTYYNKHQLEKQANKEKISFGCLEVHELAAFVLTPAGHYVAITRNCSNYYLSTESVALFVDHLPSRPNYIVGQIVHIERQIVKASAHTVTRPERHGRSDKLTSDTGTDRLSLNSGSTLNPYGLPAGCEYFIVTVAMLPDTTIHSSSPS, encoded by the exons ATGAGCTCCAGTGTCACTGGAAGCTTGGTCCGGGAGGGCCAGCTGCTGGTTCATATTGCCGAGAATGGACATTCATTTGAGTTGGATTGTGATGAAAACACGCTTGTTGAGGCAGTTATGAGGTCCATTGAATCTGTTACTGGGATTAATTTTAATGATCAGCTTGTGCTTTGTATGGATATGAAACTTGAATCACAGCGGCCGCTGTCTGCATACAAGCTTCCATCTGATGACAGAGAAGTATTCATATTCAATAAAGCAAGGCTTCAAAGCAATTCGCCGCCTCCACAGCCAGAGCAAGTTGATATTCCCAGTAATTTCGAGCCACCATCACCGTCCTCGTCGCATGATCCGCACCCTCTtgatgatgctttggatcctgCTTTGAAGGCCTTGCCATCTTATGAGCGGCAATTCAGGTTCCATTATCATCGGGGCCATGCTATTTATAGTAATACCATAATGAAATATGAGCATTGTGAGAGGCTTTTGAGGGAACAGATGGTTCAAGAAAGAGCAGTGGAGGTTGCAAGGGGAAATTTAGAGCAGTACTATAGGATGATTAACCAAAACTATGGGGACTTTATGAAGCGTTACCTGCAGCAACACAGGATACATTCTGATCTTTTGTCTAATTTTGGGAAGGATGTTGAGAGACTTCGATCTGTTAAACTTCACCCTGCTTTACAAACTCCTAATCGCAAGTGTTTACTGGATTTGGTGAAGGAAGAAAATTTGCGGAAGTCGGTGGAGAATTGCACCAGTTCCCACAAGCAGTTTGAGAACAAGGTTTCACAATTTAAGCAGACTTTTGGTGCAGTGAAGCGCCAGGTTGAGGAGTTGTTGTCTAACAGGGAATTCTTATCCATGAAGACCCTAGAACAAGATATAAAAGAACATCTGAGATATATAAATGAACAAAAGAGTATCATGCAATCTCTGAG CAAAGATGTGAACACTGTAAAGAAACTGGTCGATGATTGTCTATCCTCCCAATTGTCGTCATCACTTCGTCCTCATGATGCAGTGTCAGCCTTGGGTCCTATGTATGATGTCCATGACAAAAATCACTTGCCTAAGATGGAGGCTTGTGATCGTGCTATTACTAAGCTATTAAACATCTGCAAGAAAAATAAGAATGATATGAACGACTTTGTGCACAGATACATGCAAAGCATAACATATGTTTCTTATCTCATCAAAGATCAGAAGCTACAATTCCCTGTATTCAAAGAGGCAATGGGTCGACAGGAGGGTTTAtttgtggatttaaagttgttccaTGGTATAGGTCCTGCATACAGAGCTTGCCTTGCAGAAATAGTGAGACGAAAAGCATCCATGAAGCTGTACATGGGCATGGCTGGACAACTGGCTGAAAGACTTGCTAGTAAGCGGGAGGCTGAGGTCAGGAGACGAGAGGAATTTCTGAGAATACATAGTTTATGCATCCCTAGAGATGTATTGTCGGCTATGGGATTGTTTGACACTCCTAACCAGTGTGATGTCCATATAGCTCCATTTGATGTTGGTTTGCTTAATATTGACATATCAGATGTAGATAGGTATGCTCCTGAGCATCTAGCAGGAGTAATGTCCAAGATGGAGAAGCAGGGGAGCTTCAAAAGTTCATCTGCTCTGAGTGGTTCTAGCTCTCACTCGGCCGAGACTGTAGAAATTACCTCCGAGTCAATTGACAGATATGATTCTGAGGACCTTCTTGATGGCAGTGAGCTGGTTGAAATTGCTGGAACTAGCAAAATGGAAGTTGAGAATGCAAAACTCAAAGCTGAGCTTGCTTCAAGAATTGCTTTGATATGTTCACTGTGCCCTGAGATTGAGTACGAGTCACTGGATGATGAAAGGATGGATCATATATTGAAGAATGCTACAGAGAAGACAGCGGAAGCCTTGCATCTGAAAGATGAATATGTTAAACATGTTCAATCCATGCTTAAGATGAAGCAGATGCAGTGTGATTCATATGAGAAACGTATTCAAGAATTGGAGCAGAAATTGTCCAATCAGTACGTGCAGGGGCAGAAGATGTCCAGCCTACATGATGCTACTGACTTCCCACTTATGTCTGGGAAGACAGACAATTGCAAATCGCAATATGTGAGCAGTGAAGCCCACATGCCTTGCGTATCTACTTCAGAGCCCATGGATGAGGTATCATGCATCTCGAGTTCCTTGGATGCAAAACTTGGTCTATTTGCAGAACACACTGATAAAGCTTTAGATGGAGTGGATGAAAACATGTTGGATTCCTCTGGAGTGCAGAACCCACAGTTGGATTCTTCTATGATGGAGCCACACCGTGAAGAAGTGCAAAGTGgtgataaagataaaaaggaaaagattgTTGGACAATTAGGCATGTCACTAACTAATAGTTCAACTGCTGAGAGCATGCCTGTGCAGCATGATATTGGACCTTGTAGCTTAGCAGATTGTGCAGTATTGGGTTCCAAAATAAACAATGACAAGTTGTTGGAACTACAAAGTGCACTTGCAGAGAAAACAAATCAATTGAATGAGGCTGAAAACAAGCTTACAGCTGTTGTAGATGAGGTTGCTAGTCTCAAGAGTGAGCTGGAAGCCAAGTTAATACTACTTGATGAATCTCAG ATGAATTGTGCTCATCTAGAGAATTGTTTGCATGAGGCAAGAGAGGAAGCTCAAACACAAAAAAGTTCTGCTGACAGGAGGGCCTCAGAATATAGTTTACTGCGTGCATCTCTCATTAAAATGCGCAGCCTTTTTGAAAGGCTCAAGACCTGTGTTTATTCTCCTGGTGCTGTGGCTGGTTTTGCAGATTCGCTGCGTATTTTGGCACAATCTTTGGCCAA CTCTGCAAATGAcaaagatgatgatgatattgCTGAGTTCCGAAACTGCATTCGTGTATTGGCTGATAAAGTTGGTTTCTTATCAAGGCACCGTGAAGAGCTACTTGAGAAGTACACAAGAATAGAAGCTGCTAATGACCAGCTCCGGAAAGAATTGGAGGAGAAAAAAGACCAGGTCAAAACCTATTACAACAAGCATCAGCTTGAGAAACAG GCTAATAAAGAGAAGATTTCTTTTGGTTGTTTGGAAGTTCATGAGCTTGCTGCCTTTGTGCTCACTCCAGCTGGGCATTATGTGGCAATTACTAGGAACTGCTCTAATTACTACCTATCCACTGAATCTGTGGCCCTTTTTGTTGACCATCTCCCAAGCAGACCTAACTACATTGTTGGACAAATTGTGCATATTGAACGCCAAATTGTGAAGGCATCAGCGCATACTGTGACTCGGCCGGAGCGTCATGGTAGGTCTGATAAACTGACATCTGACACGGGGACTGACCGGTTATCCTTGAATTCAGGATCAACTCTCAATCCATATGGTCTCCCTGCTGGCTGTGAATATTTCATAGTGACCGTAGCAATGTTACCTGATACCACCATTCATTCATCATCTCCTTCCTGA
- the LOC130946584 gene encoding serine carboxypeptidase II-2, which translates to MGWSQVITLTTLVVGAMAITVTCSSPFVQQKLDKVGKLPGQSFDIKFQHYSGYVTVNEEAGRALFYWFMEADQDPQTKPLLLWLNGGPGCSSIAYGEAEEIGPFHINPDGKTLYLNPYSWNQVANVLFLDSPVGVGFSYSNTSSDILNNGDKRTAEDSLTFLLKWFERFSQYKGRDFFIAGESYAGHYVPQLSQAILKYNSETKKNAINLKGYLVGNALTDDFHDHLGVAQFMWASGLISDQTYKLLNQCDSESFVHPSNSCGQVFENADVELGNIDPYSIFTSLCPGNVSQTKQLLRRKHRFGRLNEGYDPCTEKHSTAYFNLPEVQKALHVDQDHKPSKWETCSEAVNSNWKDSPSTVLDVYHELIGSGLRIWMFSGDTDSVIPVTSTRYSIDALKLPTVSPWRPWYDEGQVGGWTQEYDGLTFVAVRGAGHEVPLHRPKLALSLFKAFIAGTSMPTLQLVSDS; encoded by the exons ATGGGGTGGTCTCAAGTGATAACCTTGACCACTCTTGTTGTTGGGGCCATGGCCATTACTGTTACATGTTCTTCTCCCTTTGTGCAGCAAAAGCTAGACAAGGTTGGAAAGCTACCGGGTCAATCTTTTGATATCAAGTTCCAACACTATTCTGGCTATGTCACTGTTAACGAGGAAGCTGGAAGGGCCCTCTTTTACTGGTTCATGGAGGCTGATCAGGACCCTCAAACCAAACCCCTTCTCTTATGGCTCAATGGAG GGCCTGGATGTTCATCCATTGCTTATGGTGAGGCAGAAGAAATTGGCCCCTTTCATATAAATCCAGATGGGAAAACACTTTATCTGAATCCTTACTCTTGGAACCAAG TTGCCAACGTTCTTTTTCTTGATTCTCCGGTTGGAGTTGGGTTTTCATATTCAAACACTTCATCTGACATTCTTAACAATGGCGACAAGAGGACTG CTGAGGACTCTCTAACATTCTTATTGAAGTGGTTTGAGCGTTTCTCCCAATATAAAGGAAGGGACTTCTTTATCGCCGGTGAGAGCTATGCAG GGCATTATGTTCCTCAACTTAGCCAAGCTATCTTGAAGTACAACTcggaaacaaagaaaaatgctaTAAATCTGAAAGGATACTTG GTTGGAAATGCTCTTACTGATGATTTCCATGACCATTTGGGGGTTGCTCAGTTTATGTGGGCAAGTGGTTTGATTTCTGATCAAACATACAAACTATTGAACCAATGTGATTCCGAGTCGTTCGTACATCCCTCAAATTCTTGCGGTCAGGTTTTTGAAAATGCTGATGTAGAGCTCGGCAATATTGACCCTTACAGTATCTTTACTTCTCTGTGCCCTGGTAATGTTAGCCAGACAAAGCAACTGCTAAGAAGAAAGCAT AGATTTGGTAGACTCAATGAAGGGTATGATCCTTGCACTGAGAAGCACTCTACTGCATACTTCAATCTACCTGAGGTCCAAAAGGCACTTCATGTTGATCAAGATCACAAGCCTAGTAAATGGGAAACCTGCAG TGAAGCTGTAAATAGCAACTGGAAGGACTCTCCAAGTACGGTGCTCGATGTTTATCATGAACTTATTGGTTCAGGACTGAGGATATGGATGTTCAG TGGTGACACAGATTCAGTAATCCCGGTGACATCTACTCGGTATAGTATAGATGCTCTTAAGCTTCCGACAGTTAGCCCTTGGCGTCCATGGTACGACGAAGGGCAG GTGGGAGGGTGGACACAAGAATATGATGGACTAACCTTTGTGGCAGTAAGGGGAGCAGGACATGAAGTTCCTTTGCATAGACCAAAACTTGCTCTTTCACTCTTCAAAGCCTTCATAGCTGGAACTTCCATGCCCACTCTTCAGCTTGTCAGTGACTCCTAA